From the genome of Thunnus thynnus chromosome 1, fThuThy2.1, whole genome shotgun sequence, one region includes:
- the wdr76 gene encoding WD repeat-containing protein 76, with amino-acid sequence MSTRRTKRETVVKEMTPVQLRRSTRSGLLPKRLQYSPEDTTEPPKNKRTKTHDENYSQSKRKDLKEEDSDVENSDLERTSVGHGGLSAYELERLENIRQNQAFLSSINLLQATEEFKQSTRPKPSQRGLMRSQTGVREVLPPRKSLRLQNKEAEVLKLPPEPRGTLIYQQSSPLKKPPGPLPMDPVNMDEGSKLPSQLFELCSEDSTEKKVELDLKEYRSALKNMRITEDRVAKVVKDRIFSAAFHPCASRLLMAAGDKWGKVGLWNLGGDWGDDGVLLFEPHTRPVGCLAFSRAHPTHLLSLSYDGSLRCMDVEKSVFDDVYDIDDGLKTFDFMSHDCLTLLVGNWYGEVAIVDRRTPGNSHESLHSLDPKTLRCVSVHPLQKQYFAVAESRVVSIYDSRCLKKTTSQAVSQLHGHSLSISSAYFSPCTGNKVLTSCMDNHIRMYDTSAMTTKAPLLTSIRHDMQTGRWLSKLSAVWDPKREDCFVVGSMSKPRRVQVFHESGQPQHSFVDDENLNTVLSVTAFHPTRNALLGGNASGRLHVFSD; translated from the exons AGACGAACAAAACGCGAGACTGTCGTGAAG GAAATGACACCTGTGCAGCTCCGACGGTCAACACGAAGCGGCCTGTTACCTAAACGCCTTCAATACTCTCCTGAAGACACAACTGAACCCCCCAAGAACAAA AGAACCAAAACGCATGATGAAAATTACAGTCAGAGTAAGAGAAAGGACCTGAAGGAGGAGGACTCAGATGTTGAAAATAGTGATTTGGAGCGTACATCA GTTGGGCATGGAGGACTGTCTGCATATGAACTAGAGCGCCTGGAAAACATCAGACAGAACCAAGCGTTCCTGTCTTCCATCAATTTACTCCAG gCAACTGAGGAGTTCAAACAGTCAACACGGCCAAAGCCATCACAGAGGGGTCTCATGAG GTCACAGACCGGTGTAAGAGAAGTGCTGCCACCTCGCAAATCCCTGCGTCTCCAAAACAAAGAGGCAGAGGTCTTGAAACTCCCCCCTGAACCGAGAGGGACGTTGATCTATCAACAG TCTTCGCCACTCAAGAAACCTCCTGGCCCACTGCCTATGGATCCAGTCAACATGGATGAAGGAAGCAAGCTGCCTTCACAACTTTTTGAGCTGTGCTCTGAG gactcaacagaaaaaaaggtggAACTTGATCTGAAAGA GTACCGCTCTGCTCTTAAGAACATGAGAATAACTGAGGACAGAGTGGCCAAAGTGGTGAAGGATCGCATCTTCTCTGCTGCCTTCCACCCGTGCGCCAGCCGCCTGCTAATGGCTGCAGGAGATAAGTGGGGGAAAGTTGGACTCTGGAATTTG GGTGGAGATTGGGGTGATGACGGTGTGCTACTCTTTGAGCCCCACACTCGTCCCGTGGGCTGCTTGGCGTTCTCCAGGGCTCATCCCACCCACCTGCTGAGCCTCAGCTATGACGGATCTCTACGCTGCATGGATGTAGAGAAGAGTGTCTTTGATGAT GTGTATGACATTGACGATGGCCTGAAAACATTTGACTTCATGTCACATGACTGTTTAACACTGTTGGTTGGGAACTGGTATGGAGAAGTTGCCATTGTCGATAGGCGCACTCCAGG AAACTCCCATGAGTCTCTCCACTCATTGGACCCCAAGACTCTGCGTTGTGTGAGCGTCCACCCTTTACAAAAGCAGTACTTTGCTGTGGCAGAAAGCAG GGTCGTGAGTATTTATGACAGCCGGTGCCTAAAGAAGACCACAAGCCAGGCAGTCTCCCAGCTGCACGGCCACTCTTTAAGCATAAGCAGTGCATATTTCTCTCCTTGTACAGGAAACAAAGTTCTCACCTCCTGTATGGATAACCATATAAG GATGTATGACACATCTGCAATGACCACTAAAGCTCCCTTGCTGACATCTATCAG ACATGACATGCAAACTGGCCGCTGGCTGAGTAAACTATCAGCAGTGTGGGACCCTAAACGGGAAGATTGCTTTGTGGTAGGGAGCATGTCAAAGCCTCGGAGGGTGCAGGTGTTCCACGAAAGTGGCCAGCCCCAGCACTCCTTCGTAGATGATGAGAACTTGAACACTGTGCTGTCTGTCACTGCTTTCCACCCTACTAGGAATGCCTTACTGGGCGGCAATGCATCAGGGCGCCTGCATGTGTTCTCTGACTGA